A single Candidatus Rokuibacteriota bacterium DNA region contains:
- a CDS encoding undecaprenyl/decaprenyl-phosphate alpha-N-acetylglucosaminyl 1-phosphate transferase: MSTLAIWGLVALGLSFGLTLVCERVARRVGLVAAPREDRWHGAPVPLLGGVAIVCATLVPLALSGAGTRDLLVLSLAALSMAAVGLADDIYSLKPQIKLAAQIIVAAALLYSGFLLQVSRVPLLDVFITLVWIVGITNAFNLLDNMDGLAAGVAAIAAGFSLLLSFWDFDSKGALASAVFLGACLGFLVRNFPPARIFMGDAGSYFLGLFLAGLSLVAKFPYSRGITAVMALPVLILLVPIFDTAFVTITRLLSGRPLAVGGRDHTSHRLVAVGVSERGVVLFFYGVAASSGVVALLSYQIGLSYSVVLLGL, encoded by the coding sequence ATGAGCACGCTCGCGATCTGGGGGTTGGTCGCGCTCGGGCTGTCGTTCGGGCTCACGCTCGTCTGCGAGCGCGTCGCTCGACGCGTGGGTCTTGTCGCCGCCCCGCGGGAGGACCGCTGGCACGGGGCCCCGGTGCCTCTCCTGGGCGGGGTGGCGATCGTGTGCGCCACGCTCGTCCCCCTGGCGCTGAGCGGGGCCGGGACGCGCGACCTCCTGGTTTTGAGCCTTGCCGCCCTCAGCATGGCCGCCGTGGGGCTGGCGGACGACATCTACTCCCTCAAGCCCCAGATCAAACTCGCCGCCCAGATAATTGTGGCAGCCGCGCTACTTTACTCGGGCTTCCTCCTACAGGTGAGCCGGGTTCCGCTCCTGGACGTCTTCATCACGCTGGTTTGGATCGTCGGGATCACCAACGCCTTCAACCTGCTGGACAACATGGACGGGCTTGCGGCTGGAGTGGCGGCGATCGCGGCGGGGTTCTCGTTGCTCCTGTCGTTTTGGGACTTCGACTCGAAGGGGGCGCTGGCTTCGGCGGTCTTCCTGGGGGCCTGCCTGGGGTTCCTCGTGCGCAACTTCCCGCCCGCGCGCATTTTTATGGGGGACGCCGGGAGCTACTTCCTGGGCCTGTTCCTGGCCGGGCTGTCGCTCGTCGCCAAGTTTCCGTACTCGCGGGGTATTACCGCGGTCATGGCGCTGCCTGTCCTCATCCTCCTCGTCCCCATCTTCGACACCGCCTTTGTGACGATCACGCGTCTCCTGTCGGGCCGTCCGCTGGCCGTCGGCGGGCGCGACCACACTTCGCACAGGCTCGTCGCGGTCGGGGTGTCGGAGCGCGGGGTCGTCCTCTTCTTTTACGGGGTCGCAGCCAGCTCGGGTGTGGTCGCGCTCCTCTCCTACCAGATCGGCCTCTCGTACTCCGTTGTTCTCCTCGGCCTG